The DNA region TTCTAAACATGGGTCACTTTTAAAAATCAAGGGGGCGAAATCTCCTTATTTTCCAGAAGGTACAGTAATAGATGCCGGCAACTCAGGAATCGCATTCCGATTTCTTACAGCATTTGCTGCCATAGCATCGGAAAATATAGTGATCACAGGATCCGAACAACTTGCCAGGCGCCCCATAATTCCTCTTATAAAAGCCCTACAAAATTTCGGAGCGAAATTTACTTATCAGGGGAACCCCCTACCTTTTAAAATATCAGGCCCCTTATCTTCCGGTTATACAGAAATTTGTGGAAGCGATTCCCAATATGCTTCAGCCCTAGCTATAGCGTGCTCCTTATCACCTGGTCCTTTTTCTTTTACTATCGTAAATCCTAAAGAACGTCCCTGGTTTGACTTAACACTTTGGTGGTTAGACAAGATGCATATTCCCTATACTAATTCAGAAACAACTTACTCTTTCCCAGGGTATGCAAAACCTCAGTCCTTCACCTATACTGTTCCAGGTGATTTTAGCAGCGCATCGTTCATTGCCGCTGCTGCGTTACTGTCTAAGTCTCCGTATCCTACCCGTTTGGAAAATTTAAAAGTTTCTGATATCCAGGGAGATAAGGAATTGTTTTTTGTTTTAAAAAATCTAGGGGCTAATATCCTGTTCGAAGAGGATAGTATTACCGTATATCCTTCTAAGTTTTCTGGAGGCGTAATTAACATGGACCCTTTCATAGACGCGCTTCCTATCCTTACAGTACTTTGTTGTTTTGCTGAAAGTCCTTCATACTTATACAATGCGACTGGTGCAAAAAATAAAGAAAGTGACCGTATCCTTACGATTACTGAAGAACTACAGAAAATGGGAGCCTGTATTCAGCCTTGCCATGATGGTCTGCTAATTAATCCCACTCCTTTATATGGAGCTTCTTTAAATTCTCATAATGATCACAGAATTGCTATGGCATTAACAATAGCAGCTATGTACGCATCTAGTGAAAGCTTATTACACGATACAGAATGTATAAACAAAACTTTCCCAGGCTTCTGTTATACTATGCAATCATTACAAGCCAATATAAAAGAATACTATGAAGATATTTCTATGCGGTCTTCCAGCATCAGGAAAGACTTTATTTGGAAAAGCTCTCTCTAGTTACCTCTCATTACCTCATGAAGATGTTGATGATTTAATTGTAAGTAACTACGGTTGTGAAATATATTCTTCTGTTTCTAAAATCTTTCTAGGTTATGGAGAAGAAATATTTTCTCGCTACGAGATGAATGTGCTTCTTTCTTCCCCTTATGAGATCAGTGTTGTATCTTTAGGAGGAGGAACAGTGATGCAAAAATCTGCTTATCAGATAATTAACTCAAAGGGCATTTTGATTTTCCTATCCACGCCCCTACCTGTAATCTATCAAAGACTCTCTCAACGTGGTCTCCCTGAAAGATTAAAGACAGCTTCTAATTTAGAGGAAGTTATGCATAAACGTGTCGCATATATGGAAGAAATTTCCGACTATGTATTCCGTATGGACGATATCGACATTCTAAGTGAACAAGAATTGCTCTCAGCATGTGAATCTTTAGTCAACAAGTTAGCATTATGAAAAATCGTTTCGGTTCACTGTTCTCTTTAACTACATGGGGAGAATCTCATGGCCCAGCGATAGGTGCTGTTATTGATGGATGCCCAGCCGGTATCGAATTATCTTCCCAAGATTTTATACCAGCAATGGCGAGAAGACGTCCTGGAAAAAAAGGAACTTCTCCACGCTGTGAGCTTGACCATGTAGAGATTCTCTCTGGGGTTTACAAAGGGAAAACAACGGGGACACCTATTTCCTTACTAATTCGTAATATCGACGTTAACAGTACTTCTTATCAAAATCATTGTTACCGCCCAGGACATGCAGAATATGCTTATGAAAAAAAATTCGGAATTGCTGATTATTTAGGAGGAGGAAGATCATCCGCAAGAGAAACAGCATGTCGTGTAGCAGCTGGAGTTATTGCAGCTAAATTACTTGCACATTACGACATTTATAGCTTAGCATTCCTTTCACAAATAGGACCACTACAGTCAAATTGTTATCCCCAATTTTCTAAACAACTGGCAGAAAAAATTTATCTCTCAAAGTTCTTTTCTTTACTACCTGAAGAGGATGTTCTTTCTCTTATAGAAGAGACACAAAAGCGTGGAGATTCTATAGGAGGTGCAGTTACTTTCATCACCTCTCCCATCATGGAGGGGTTAGGCGAACCTTTATTTTATAAAACACATGCTGCCCTCGCTCTAGCACTTATGGGATTACCTGCAGCAAAAGGTTTTGAGATAGGATTAGGATTTGACTGTGCAGAAATGTATGGCTCACAGTACACTGACCCCTTCATTAACTCTAGAGAAAAAGGTATTTCTTTACAGTCAAATCGCTGTGGCGGGACGCTTGGAGGTATCACTGTTGGTAATCCTCTTGAAGGCCGCGTGGCATTTAAACCTACATCATCGATACGCCTACCTATAGCTACTATAAGTAAAACTGGAGACTCCTTGTCGTATGTTACGGAAACATCGGGACGACATGATCCTTGTGTAGCAATACGAGCTGTGCCAGTAGTGGAGGCAATGGTAAATTTAGTATTAGCTGATTTGTTATTACAACAACGGTGTTCGCAGTTATGATAGAAAATATTGTCAATAATCCCCACATTGTAAAATTAGTTCACAATTTCTTTCATAAAAAGCTATTTAGCTCGATACCTACATCATCTCCTTTGGTGATCATTACTGATGATTGTGTAAAAGATAAGGTTATTCCTCCTATTACTGATTTTTTAAAGTCGATAGGATACGAGGTGAATATATTGTCCTTTCCCCCAGGAGAGCAAAATAAAACCTGGGAAACGTTTATTTCTCTTCAAAACCAGTTAGTAGAAATGAATATCTCCCCAGGTGCCACTATGATAGGAATTGGCGGTGGTATTGTTCTAGATATGGCAGGATTTCTTGCTTCTACTTACTGTCGTGGTATGAGGCTATTTCTTGTTCCTACGACGATAACTGCTATGATTGACTCCAGTATTGGGGGAAAAAATGGAATCAACTTTCGAGGATTAAAAAATCGATTGGGGACCATTTACCTACCCAAAAGCGTATGGATTTGCCCAGAATTTTTATCTACTTTACCTAGGCATGAATGGCACAATGGTATTGCCGAAGCAATCAAGCATGGGTGTATTGCGGATGCATATCTTTGGGAATTCTTAGAAAATTACAGTGAAACATTGTTTTCTTCACCACCGGTACTGAATGAATTTATCAAAAGAAATTGTTTAATAAAATCTGCTATTGTCGCACAAGATCTAAAAAATCGTGGGATTAGAAAAATTCTTAACTTTGGTCATTCAATAGGACATGCTATAGAAACACTCTCTTTTGGCTATGTCAGTCATGGGCTATCAGTAAGTGTAGGTATGGTAATCGAGATGAAAATATCCCTTAGATCGGGAATTATGAAAAATCCGCAGCTAATAGATAAGCTCTCTTGCCTACTGAGTAAATTCCATTTGCCTACACACTTGAAGGATTTATCATCCCTAATACCAGAAGAATTCCAAAAAAATGTATTTTGTCCTCAAAATATCATTCACACACTAAGTTATGACAAAAAAAACCTTATAAAATACTGTCCTAAAATTGTTATGTTAGAACATTTGGGAAAAGTTGCATCTTTTAATGGCACATATTGCATTGCTCCCAAAATAGATCTGTTATACCAAATTTTGTCAGAAGAATGTCATGTTATGTGCAACAATTAGCGGCCCTTCTTTCCTAGAAGCAAAAACACAAATTTTACATTCCTTACCTCTGGTTGATGCCATAGAACTGCGGGTTGATCGCTTTTCAGAAGTTTCTAATAACGAGCTAGCATCATTGGTACGGCTAGCAAAAAGAACTATTCTAACATTTCAAAAACCTATACAGCTAACACGAGCACAGTGGGTTCTAAAAATTCAAGAACTAGCTGACCTATGTCCTGACTATTTAGATGTTGATAAAAGTTTCCCTAAAAATATCCTAAATCGAATTCGCAGTAAACATCCTCAAATCAAGATCATACTCTCTCACCACAGTAATACTTGGGAACCTATCAATGAACTGTACAATGTAATAAGTAAAACTCAGGTAGATTATTACAAAATTGCAGTGACTCCACAATCATCTCTAGAAACTCTACAATGTATGTGTCAAAAGCAGTCACTACCAGATAACGTAACTGCTATTTGTATGGGCAACTATGGTATTCCCGCCCGCGTTCTTTCTCCTTTAGTCAACAACAACATTAATTACTCCTCTGGTATAGGGGCTCCTCAAGCTGCTCCTGGGCAATTATCTGTTACAGAACTACTATCCTATAATTATTCCAATCTAACCCCGGATGCAAATATCTATGCATTAATTGGCAATCCTGTCAATCGTAGCATCAGTCATCGTTCACATAATCATTTTTTCTCCTTACTCGGAATATCGGCAAGCTATGTAAAAATTCTCCTAAACGCCGAGGAATTACCAGAATTTTTCAAACTAGCACACCAACTAAATTTCAAAGGAGTTAGTGTGACAATGCCTTTAAAAACTGAGGTATTAAAACATGTTGATATCCTTGATCCCACAGTCTTATCCTGTCAATCTTGCAACACACTTGTCTTTGATCAGAACAAAATCGTAGGCTACAATACTGATGGGCTCGGTCTTCTTAACTTGATGTGTAATTATGGTATATCTATCAAAAACAAGAGTATTGCAATTTTAGGTGCAGGAGGAGCTGCGAAGGCTATAGCAACGACTCTTTCTCGTTTTGGAGGTAATGTCTATATATTCAATCGTAGTAAACCAGCAAGAGATGAACTCGCCGATCTCTGTTCAGGTAAATCTTTCCCCCTTGATATGCTTTCGGATGCTTTCCCTATAGATATAATTATTAATTGCCTTCCTCCAAATATACCCTTCAAGGAAATCTTTGCTCCTATTGTCATCGATATTAATACACAATCAAGAACAAGCCCCTATTTAGAAAAATCTAGAGAATACGGGAGTGTGGTTTTATACGGATACCAAATGTTTATGGAGCAGGCTCTTCTTCAATTTGCGTTCTGGTTTCCAGGAAGACTATCACCTACTTTATGTGCACAATTCCGGCAAGAAGTAACGCGTATTATGACTGAGGAATCACAGTATGCAAACAAAGAAATCAAAGCGATTGCTTAATCATCTCAAGGAATTTCTATAAAAATTGCCCTCATTTTCATATTATCTCTTTATCTCTTCAGCTTTTAAACGGGGTGTAAATATGTTTGGCTTCTGGTTGTTTATCTGCTTTCTTTGGTTCCCTAGCTGTCTTTTATCCACAGAATCTTTTCGTAAAGTTGAAGTAAAATCTATCCACGAAGTTGCTGGAGATATTTTGTTCGATACTACAAACTTTTGGCTTATCCTCGATATCGATGATACTTTACTAGAGGGCGCAGAAGCTTTAACTCATTCCATGTGGATGACAAAAACAATAGAAGGATTTCAACAACTAGGCTTTTCAGAACAAGAATCTTGGGAAACGACCTATCCTTACTGGCTAGAATTTCAAGAAAAAGGCTCGGTCAAACCTATAGAACCTGCAATGAAGCTATTAATTGAAAAAATACAAGAGAAGGGCCAACCCTGCTTCGCATATACTGAAAGAAGAAAAGAAACACAAGCTATTACTCTAAAGCAACTCGCATCTGTACAAATACAGTTCAAACCTAATCTAAATTTACCTGACCAGTTACCTACTTCTATATTATTTGCCTCAGGAATTCTTTTTGGTAATGAGATACACAAGGGTCGCGGGTTGTCCCTATTTTTGGACGCCCTAACTATCCATCCAGAAAAAATTATCTATGTTGATAACGATTACTATAATGTCGTTCGTGTTGGAGAGCTATGTAAATCTCGTAATATTTCTTTCTTCGGTATTGTTTATAGAGCACAAAAATTCTTTCCACCAATCTATTTATCTGAAATAGCTAAAATTCAATATACTTACTCTAAAAAACTGCTTAGTAATGAAGCTGCTGCCCTACTGCTAAGACATCAAATGATAGAATAACTATTCTTCTAAAACCCGAAAATTATGGAATTAAAACAACTATTTTTTTTAGAGTCTGGAGCAAGGGCATGTCTTCTATTGTGTTTGCTTCATGGTGTTCTTTCGTTCTCTTCTACTGACTAGCTTATACGCATGTAATGTTCTTTCACTTTCCGCGTATGCTTCGTGTTCTAAGGATGATTCTAGTGAGCACTCTAAATTAGAGAAGCGATGTTTTTCGTCTGTCGACTGTTCTTTCAATGATGATCAAAACTGCAACAAATCAGAAAGACGTCATGTTCTTTCTCCCGTGAAAGAAGTATTGGAAGACAGGCCTTGGCACAAAGGATTCTCATTTACTAAACTGACGCAATCCTTACAAAACGCTACGAATGCTGAAATTTCTTTAGAATGTGGTGTGTTGCCCCAATGGTTTTATCCTCATCGAGCTTTAGGATCTGCAATAGATGAAGAATCACCGTCCTGTCAGGTATTCTTGTCCCCGGAAGTAACTTGGGAATTATATAACACACCAATAGCAGGAACAGGAACCTTTGAGTTTTCCTATACATTGATACGCTATTGGAAGAATAATGCAGAAAATGCCAATCGTTGTTTGGGAATCGCTTGTGAAATTAATGATTATAGTTCACGGACAAATATATTATCACAGCTAAGCTTCTCACAAACTTTCCCCGGTAAGTTTCTGACAGTTTGCATAGGCCAGTACAGTCTATATAATATAGATGGAACACTTTATGATAATGATCAGCTAACAGGTTTTATTAGTTATTCTTTATCGCAAAACGCGAGTGCAACTTATTCTTCCGGAAGTATTGGTGCCTATGTGCAAGTCAATCCAATACCAAATCTTGCAATTCAAGTAGGTTGCCAAGATGCCTATAACATCCTGGGAACAGCTTTCGAGCTAAAGAATTTACAAAAAAACAAGTATAATTTTTATGGATATTTGTCCTGGTCTCCACAAAATAGATTCGGTAGCGGTCAATATTCTGCTCTCGTCTATGCTACAAGAAAAGTACCTGATCAACTTTCACAGACAACAGGATGGTCTCTAAACTTCGGACAAGATTTAGGCAAAAAACTCTATCTATTCGGAAGATGGAACGGAGCAACTGGTTCTGTTTATAGTATTAACAGATCTTATGTTCTTGGTTTAGCTTCAGCTAATCCAATAAATCGTAATTCTCAAGATCTATTGGGCATAGCTGCAGCTAGAAATAAAGTTAATCGCAAGGTACTGACTGCTAAAAAAGTGCGAAAATATGAGACTGTTATCGAAACGTTTGCAACAGTAGGTTTTGGTCCTCATTTTTCTGTAACTCCAGATTTACAAATTTACATTCATCCTGCACAGAGACTAGACAAGCGCTCCGTAAGGGTGTATGGCATACGAGCAAATATATCTATTTAAAAAACTTCCATTTTTATTCTAAATTCAGGAGCCTAGTACTATGACCTATGGAACCCGATACCCAACTTTAGCGTTTCATACTGGCGGTGCCGGAGAATCGGAAGATGGGATGCCTCCGCAACCATTCGAAACATTTTGCTACGATTCAGCATTATTACAAGCAAAAATTGAAAATTTTAATATTGTTCCCTACACCTCAGTGTTACCTAAGGAATTGTTTGGAAACATCGTTCCGGTTGATCAGTGCGTTAAACATTTTAAGCACGGCGCTGTCCTGGAGGTAATTATGGCTGGAAGAGGAGCAGCCATCTCTGATGGCCATCACGCAATTGCTACTGGTGTAGGTATTTGCTGGGGACAAGATAGCAATGGACAACTTATAGGTGGTTGGGCAGCAGAATATGTAGAATTTTTCCCAACATGGATTGACGATGAGATTGCTGAGTCTCATGCAAAAATGTGGTTGAAAAAATCTTTACAACATGAGTTAGATCTGAGATCAGTAACAAAACACAGTGAATTTCAATATTTCCATAACTATATCAACATTAGGCAAAAGTATGGCTTTTGTCTAACGGCATTAGGTTTTCTCAATTTTGAAAATGCTGATCCAGTAATAATTAAATAGGGTTAAACAATGATCTCTAAAGGGGATAAATCTCGAAAAAACCTGGGAGCAATAGCTTTAACAGGTATGGTGATTAGCTCAATGATTGGGGGAGGAATTTTTAGCCTCCCTCAAAATATGTCGGCTGCAGCCGGTGTTGGAGCCATTCTTCTTGCTTGGGCACTAACGGGAATAGGAATGTTCTTCATTGCCAATACGTTCAAAACACTATCTTTAGTTCGCCCTGATCTTACGACAGGGATATATATGTACAGTAGGGAGGGGTTTGGACCTTATGTAGGGTTTACAATTGGCTGGGGCTACTGGTTATGTCAAATCTTCGGGAATGTCGGTTATGCAGTCATGACGATGGACGCTTTGAACTATTTTTTCCCACCATATTTCGAAGGAGGTAACACTGTCCCCGCAATTATTGGCGGCTCTTTATTGATTTGGATCTTCAATTTTATTGTTCTTAAAGGTATCCGGCAAGCATCCTTTATTAATGTTATCGGAACAGTATGCAAGCTTGTTCCTCTTATTGTATTCATCATAATCACAGCATTTCTATTCAAACTTGCGATTTTCAAAACCGATTTTTGGGGACATACATCGACAAAAACTCAACCCCTGTTGGGATCTCTAACTGGGCAGCTAAAAAGCACTATGCTAGTTACCTTATGGGCCTTCATAGGTATAGAAGGTGCTGTAGTAATGTCTGGAAGAGCAAAAAACGCGGCGGCCGTCGGTAAAGCAACTCTGTTTGGATTTCTAAGTTGTTTAAGTATTTATATACTTTTATCCGTACTACCTTTCGGTTCGTTATTCCAATACCAATTAGCAAAAATTCCTAACCCGTCTACTGCAGGTGTTTTACAATTACTTGTAGGAGAATGGGGATCTATCATGATGAATATAGGATTGTTAATAGCTATCCTATCTAGCTGGTTATCCTGGACAATGATTGTTGCAGAAATCCCCTATTCTGCTGCAAAAAATGGTACTTTTCCTGAAATATTCGCTATTGAAAATTCTGTCAGCTCTCCTAAGGTATCACTGTATGTAACAAGTGCTCTTATGCAAGTAACGATGCTTCTAGTCTACTTTTTCACAGATGCCTGGAATACTATGCTAAGCATTACAGGTGTGATGGTACTACCCGCTTATCTAGCTAGCGCTGCTTATCTAGTTAAGTTTAGCAGAGATAAAAAGTATCCTAAAAATGCTCAAACAAAATCACGATTTGCCATGATCACTGGGATTTTAGGAGTTATCTATTCAATATGGCTAATTTATGCTGGAGGATTGCACTACTCATTCATGGCGATTATCTTACTAGCTCTAGGTATTCCATTTTATATAGATGCTGGGAAAAAAGGAAAAAATTCTAAAGTATTTTTTAGCAAGAAAGAGATAGCTAAAATGGCTGTCGTCAGCGTCTTAGCTCTGATAGCAATTTTTATGTTTTCTACAAGTAAAATTGCCCTTTAATTCAAAACAGAGAGGCGAAAGCCTCCCTGTCTTTTTACTCCCATTTCTATTAGAAAGTAAATTTTGTTTTGTATTCCTTCATATAGATAAGATTCCTATCTGTTTTTTAATACCTTCTTCTCTTATGCTCAAAGTAGAAGATACATAGACTTGTGTGCATTAAAGGGTTCTAAATTCAAAGGTAGGATTATGCGTATAGCAGTTTTAGGAGCAGGATATGCTGGACTTTCTGTAACTTGGCACCTTCTTCTTCATACTCAAGGGACAGCAGTAATAGACCTATTTGATCCTATTCCTTTGGGTAACGGCGCTTCTGGTATGTCTTCAGGTTTACTGCATGGATTTACAGGGAAAAAAGCAATAAAGCCTCCTCTTGCTAATGAAGGTATCACAGCAACGCATGCATTAATTACAGAAGCAAGCAAATCCCTAGATACTCCTGTAGTGTTATCTCGAGGGATTCTTCGTCCTGCCATTGATAATGAACAAGCTGAGTTATTTATGAAGAGGGCGGAAGAATTTCCTAATGAAGTTGAGTGGTGGGAAAAAGCTCGTTGCGAAACATCAATTCCCAGTATAACGATCCCTCAAAATCTTGGCGGGTTGTTCATTAAGAATGGGATTACTATAGATAATGATGTCTATATCAATGGTCTCTGGAATGCTTGTGCTACTCTAGGTACACAGTTCTATGATGAATTAATTGAAAATATCTCGGACATAGAAGAATTTTACGATCATATTATTGTTACTCCTGGAGCAAATGCTGATATTCTTCCTGAATTACGAGATCTTCCTTTATCTAAAGTGAAGGGGCAACTCATTGAGATTGCATGGCCTGAGGAAATTCCCATGCCTGAGTTTAGTATTAACGGACCAAAATATATGGTCGCAAATACTAAAAATCATACATGTATTTTAGGTGCTACTTTCGAACATAATCAAACTGAAGCTGTAACTGACGAAAAAATAGCTTATCAAGAAATTATGCCTCCCGTTCTTGCATTATTCCCTGAACTAAAAAACGCCGAAATTCTCAACTATTACGCAGGTATACGTTCGTCAAGTTCAACCCGTCTACCTATAATCAGTAGAATAAAAGAAAACCTTTGGTTCCTAGGTGGGCTAGGATCCAAAGGCTTACTATATCATGGGATCACAGGTGATATGCTTGCAAAAGCTGTTCTTAAGAAATCCACGGGTTACATTGCAAAAGAATTTCTTCTACCCTCGAAATAGAGCTTCGCTAGCCTCCTGTTGTTTTTCCTTATCCTGGTAAAAATTGAAGGAAAAGTTGAAGAAAAAGGATAAAGCTGGAGTTAATGTCAATGCCACAGGGATAACTAAGACGATCATTTCCACTAAAAACGACCAAGTATGTACTTCAGACATATCAACTAAATAAGACATTAAATAAAAAGAGTCCCACACAAGCCATCCGGAAAGGATCAACGGCATTATAGCTATGATAAATCCTGTTCCCTGCCTAAGGACGCTACCTCTGAAGCAATCTATTAACTTCATATAAGCTATGCCTTCACATACGTGCAAAGCCGGAGCACAGAAAAATAAAGATGCGAAAGCTGTTAAAAATAGGAGAATAAGCGCCATTGAAGAGAGATAGGGAACAAAAATTAGCAAAGTATGAAATATTCTTCCGACCCAAGGAAGAGAATTCAAAAATATGGAAAAAATTATTACCGTGCTTATAACCACCATACAAATAAAAAATGGCATAGATACTAGCAAAGAAAGCCAAAGAGATTTCCAATGATTACAGAAAACTTCTTTAATACTTTGGTATCGTTCTTCTTCTTCTGCTCTAAGTAAGAACTGTACAACTACAGCAGAAGCACAAATTACACAAAAAGCGGAAAAAAATGCCACCAAACCTAGTGTAAATATTGATAATTCTGAAATAAAGTCAGAGCATAGTTTAAAAAGTAATGAAAATACAAAACCAAAACAACACAAACTAGAAAAAATAAAAACGAACCTTTGTTTATTGAAAATTTTTCTAAAAGCGCTTTGGCATAGCATATCAAAAGATTGCGACATAACCACCCCCATGGAATCACGTTATAGCAAAGAAATATTTGCCTTTTCCTGAGAAATTTCATCTAAGGATATTTGAATCTTACTGCTTATGAAATTATCCCAAGGCAATCCGGGGACGATCTCGTAATCACCAGAAGGTAACATACGACAAGGAAAACCAAAAATTAGGTCTTCAGGAATACCATAAGGATTGTAATCAGAACATATCCCAACAGAGAACCATTCTCCTTCCTTAGGGATAAAGATAGAACGTGCTGACTCGGCTAGTGCTCTAGCAGCCGAGCCCGCTGAAGACTTGCCTCGTGCCTCAATTACAGCACTTCCTCGATTCTGTATTGAAGGAACCATCACATTTTCTAACCAGTCACGATCACTGATTACTTCAACAGCGGGTCTGCCGGAAATCAATGCTTGCGTAAAATCAGGAACTTGTTTAGCAGAATGATTACCCCAGATCACGGTATGAGAAACCTCATCGAGAGCAACTTGCGCACGATGTGCCAACATACTATGCATACGGTTTTGATCTAAACGTAGCATGGCATAAAAGTTTCTTCTATTTAACCTGGGAGCATTATTCATAGTAATCCAGCAGTTAGTATTTACAGGATTACCTACAACAAAAATCTTAGCATCCCTTTTAGCACAGGTGTTTAATACAGTTCCTTGGGTAGAAAAAATCTCTCCATTACGCTTTAATAAGTCGCTTCTCTCCATCCCAGGACCACGCGGAGCAGCACCAATAAGAAAAGCAACATCGATACCATCAAAGGCATCATTTAAAGACGTAGTTACGTGTAAGTGTTGTAACAAAGGATAAGCGCAATCATCTAATTCCATACGGACCCCAGAGAGCACTCTTTCAGTCCCGGGAAGATCATAGATACGCAGATCTATGCCGCAATCATCTCCAAAGACATCACCACGAGAGAGGGAAAATAAAAAACTATAGGCTATTTGTCCAGTTCCTCCAGTAACCGCAACACTGATAGTCCGTTTGAGCTGCATAACCGCGCCTCCTAAAAAAAATCACTATAATCTCTTAATAACAACAAAATCAAGTACGTCATTACAAACGCCGCTTCCTTCCCTAATATAGTGTGGAAGACAATCACCTGTATTCTCTAAGTAAGAAATAATCTGTATCCTTAGGTAGCAATTTAACCTCAACACAAGATGGACATTGAGCGTGCAAGTTCCGACTCAACATGCACAAGTATCGAATTTAATAACAAGACTTATGCTTTATGAAAGTTTATGTCAAACGGTAGTTAGATATAGACTCCCGTCCGCATAATTCAAGAAAAGGAGAGGATAAAGGCAGGGTTTGAGAACTTTCTAGATATAACCCAAAGGAAATAAAGCAGCTAGAAAGCCAGACGATAAAAGATCGCTCCTCGAGCCCCACACCAAATACTAGCTGAAGATTTAAGCACTTGTTCTCCCTTCCTCTTAGACAAAACTCCGTGGATATCTAGAAATCCAACAGATCTTACACGAATGAAAAACATCTTCCTCTTCCTCCCCAGACTAATCCAGAAAAAATTAGGAGACAATTATACCATATCTACTAAAAATGTAGGGAAGAGAATAATGTTTAGAGAGGTCAAGTAATTTTGTCAAATAACCTTAACAATGCTTCGGCTTCGGGAAGAGCGCTGTTGGTTATTTTTCCTTGCATAATGTTAAGAACTTGATTAGCGATTTCTTTCCCTAAGGTAACACCCTCTTGATCAAAAGAATTAATGCCCCAGCAGAATCCTTGAAAGACAATTTTGTGTTCATAAAAAGCTAAAAGCAACCCTAAAGTATATGGGTCTAATTGCTTAGCCACAAGCAAAGATGATGGTCTA from Chlamydia ibidis 10-1398/6 includes:
- the aaxB gene encoding pyruvoyl-dependent arginine decarboxylase AaxB produces the protein MTYGTRYPTLAFHTGGAGESEDGMPPQPFETFCYDSALLQAKIENFNIVPYTSVLPKELFGNIVPVDQCVKHFKHGAVLEVIMAGRGAAISDGHHAIATGVGICWGQDSNGQLIGGWAAEYVEFFPTWIDDEIAESHAKMWLKKSLQHELDLRSVTKHSEFQYFHNYINIRQKYGFCLTALGFLNFENADPVIIK
- a CDS encoding FAD-dependent oxidoreductase, encoding MRIAVLGAGYAGLSVTWHLLLHTQGTAVIDLFDPIPLGNGASGMSSGLLHGFTGKKAIKPPLANEGITATHALITEASKSLDTPVVLSRGILRPAIDNEQAELFMKRAEEFPNEVEWWEKARCETSIPSITIPQNLGGLFIKNGITIDNDVYINGLWNACATLGTQFYDELIENISDIEEFYDHIIVTPGANADILPELRDLPLSKVKGQLIEIAWPEEIPMPEFSINGPKYMVANTKNHTCILGATFEHNQTEAVTDEKIAYQEIMPPVLALFPELKNAEILNYYAGIRSSSSTRLPIISRIKENLWFLGGLGSKGLLYHGITGDMLAKAVLKKSTGYIAKEFLLPSK
- the aaxA gene encoding porin AaxA; amino-acid sequence: MVFFRSLLLTSLYACNVLSLSAYASCSKDDSSEHSKLEKRCFSSVDCSFNDDQNCNKSERRHVLSPVKEVLEDRPWHKGFSFTKLTQSLQNATNAEISLECGVLPQWFYPHRALGSAIDEESPSCQVFLSPEVTWELYNTPIAGTGTFEFSYTLIRYWKNNAENANRCLGIACEINDYSSRTNILSQLSFSQTFPGKFLTVCIGQYSLYNIDGTLYDNDQLTGFISYSLSQNASATYSSGSIGAYVQVNPIPNLAIQVGCQDAYNILGTAFELKNLQKNKYNFYGYLSWSPQNRFGSGQYSALVYATRKVPDQLSQTTGWSLNFGQDLGKKLYLFGRWNGATGSVYSINRSYVLGLASANPINRNSQDLLGIAAARNKVNRKVLTAKKVRKYETVIETFATVGFGPHFSVTPDLQIYIHPAQRLDKRSVRVYGIRANISI
- the ltuA gene encoding protein LtuA (LtuA (late transcription unit A protein) is found exclusively in the genus Chlamydia.) → MFFIRVRSVGFLDIHGVLSKRKGEQVLKSSASIWCGARGAIFYRLAF
- a CDS encoding malate dehydrogenase, whose protein sequence is MQLKRTISVAVTGGTGQIAYSFLFSLSRGDVFGDDCGIDLRIYDLPGTERVLSGVRMELDDCAYPLLQHLHVTTSLNDAFDGIDVAFLIGAAPRGPGMERSDLLKRNGEIFSTQGTVLNTCAKRDAKIFVVGNPVNTNCWITMNNAPRLNRRNFYAMLRLDQNRMHSMLAHRAQVALDEVSHTVIWGNHSAKQVPDFTQALISGRPAVEVISDRDWLENVMVPSIQNRGSAVIEARGKSSAGSAARALAESARSIFIPKEGEWFSVGICSDYNPYGIPEDLIFGFPCRMLPSGDYEIVPGLPWDNFISSKIQISLDEISQEKANISLL
- the aaxC gene encoding arginine/agmatine antiporter AaxC; its protein translation is MISKGDKSRKNLGAIALTGMVISSMIGGGIFSLPQNMSAAAGVGAILLAWALTGIGMFFIANTFKTLSLVRPDLTTGIYMYSREGFGPYVGFTIGWGYWLCQIFGNVGYAVMTMDALNYFFPPYFEGGNTVPAIIGGSLLIWIFNFIVLKGIRQASFINVIGTVCKLVPLIVFIIITAFLFKLAIFKTDFWGHTSTKTQPLLGSLTGQLKSTMLVTLWAFIGIEGAVVMSGRAKNAAAVGKATLFGFLSCLSIYILLSVLPFGSLFQYQLAKIPNPSTAGVLQLLVGEWGSIMMNIGLLIAILSSWLSWTMIVAEIPYSAAKNGTFPEIFAIENSVSSPKVSLYVTSALMQVTMLLVYFFTDAWNTMLSITGVMVLPAYLASAAYLVKFSRDKKYPKNAQTKSRFAMITGILGVIYSIWLIYAGGLHYSFMAIILLALGIPFYIDAGKKGKNSKVFFSKKEIAKMAVVSVLALIAIFMFSTSKIAL